From a single Adhaeribacter swui genomic region:
- a CDS encoding alpha-L-fucosidase → MRLFFTFLLVTFCLNLSWGQQHNTSKTYVAPTDAKVQAKLAQWQDLKFGLFMHWGTYSQWGIVESWSICPEDEGWTQRRGPYASDYNTYKKAYENIRTEFNPVKFNPEKWVMAAKAAGMKYMVFTTKHHDGFAMFDTKESDYKITDPKTAFAANPRSNITKEVFNAFRKENFLLGTYFSKPDWHNENYWWPYFPPKDRNVNYDPAKYPERWQKFKNFTYNQISELMSGYGPVDILWLDGGWVRPKNTIDPSVDWQKAITFEQDIDMARIAKMAREKQPGLIVVDRTVAGEFENYTTPEHTVPDQPLDHPWETCMTMGDSWSYVPNDKYKSTNQLIQLLVKIVSRGGNFLLNIGPSPEGDWAPDAYQRLEQIGNWMNVNGEGIYNSRSVAPYAYKNIYYTQSKDQSVIYAYYLSDKEQVNLPATLEIPLDKINQVKKVSLLGSPEKLKWQYQGNKLRVQIPGKLQKNNNLKQAAGFKIEY, encoded by the coding sequence ATGCGCCTATTTTTTACTTTTTTACTGGTAACTTTTTGTTTAAATCTGAGTTGGGGGCAGCAGCATAATACCTCTAAAACTTACGTAGCTCCTACCGATGCCAAGGTACAGGCCAAACTGGCTCAATGGCAGGATTTAAAATTTGGTTTATTTATGCACTGGGGTACCTATAGTCAGTGGGGCATTGTAGAAAGCTGGAGCATTTGCCCCGAAGATGAAGGCTGGACGCAACGCCGGGGACCTTACGCGAGCGATTACAATACCTATAAAAAAGCCTACGAAAACATACGCACCGAATTTAATCCGGTAAAATTTAATCCGGAAAAATGGGTGATGGCAGCCAAAGCAGCCGGCATGAAGTACATGGTATTTACCACCAAACACCATGATGGTTTTGCCATGTTCGATACAAAAGAATCGGATTATAAAATTACCGACCCCAAAACTGCTTTTGCCGCTAACCCCCGCAGTAATATTACCAAAGAAGTATTTAACGCTTTCCGGAAAGAAAATTTTTTATTAGGAACCTATTTTTCTAAACCCGATTGGCACAACGAAAATTACTGGTGGCCTTACTTCCCGCCCAAAGACCGCAACGTAAACTACGATCCGGCTAAATACCCCGAGCGTTGGCAAAAATTTAAAAATTTTACTTATAACCAAATCAGTGAGTTGATGTCGGGTTATGGCCCGGTGGATATTTTGTGGTTGGATGGAGGCTGGGTACGGCCTAAAAACACCATTGATCCTAGCGTAGATTGGCAAAAAGCCATCACTTTTGAGCAGGATATTGATATGGCCCGCATCGCCAAGATGGCCCGCGAAAAACAACCCGGCTTAATTGTAGTGGACCGCACCGTAGCCGGCGAATTCGAAAATTACACGACGCCCGAACACACCGTACCAGACCAACCACTGGATCACCCTTGGGAAACCTGCATGACCATGGGCGATTCCTGGAGTTATGTACCCAACGATAAGTATAAATCAACCAATCAGCTTATTCAATTGCTTGTTAAAATAGTATCCCGCGGCGGTAATTTCCTATTAAATATTGGCCCCAGCCCGGAAGGCGATTGGGCGCCGGATGCATACCAGCGGCTGGAACAAATTGGAAATTGGATGAACGTAAACGGAGAAGGCATTTATAACTCCCGCTCGGTGGCCCCTTACGCTTATAAAAACATTTACTACACGCAGTCAAAAGATCAATCCGTTATTTACGCTTATTATTTATCCGATAAAGAACAGGTAAACTTACCCGCTACCCTGGAGATTCCTCTGGATAAAATTAATCAGGTAAAAAAGGTTAGTTTGTTAGGCTCTCCGGAGAAATTAAAATGGCAATATCAAGGTAATAAATTGCGGGTGCAAATACCCGGTAAGTTGCAGAAAAACAACAACCTAAAACAAGCCGCCGGCTTTAAAATTGAATACTAA
- a CDS encoding ROK family protein has product MERIIPEEKIIGVDIGGTKIHLGLVQHGTVIREMKIPTSAQSGREQILNELIQGIQQFIEPDVLGIGVGVPGLVDEGNGVVFDVQNIPDFTQVPLKKCLEDYFAKPTYLTNDANSFILGEKLYGRAQPFQNVVGLTLGTGLGGGIITNNQLYSGAFSAAGEFGCIPYRDKTLEDYCSGKFFINQFGISGPEIHARAIKNDPKALTILHQFGEHLGEAIKIIMYVLAPEAIFLGGSVSTCYPYFKAGMQLSVARFPFAQIKKHVIIERSRMNNGAILGAAALVYMKSKAEAAKI; this is encoded by the coding sequence ATGGAAAGAATTATACCCGAAGAAAAAATTATTGGCGTGGATATTGGCGGCACCAAAATTCACCTGGGATTAGTGCAGCACGGTACCGTTATCCGGGAAATGAAAATTCCGACTTCTGCCCAATCCGGCAGAGAACAAATTTTAAACGAACTTATTCAGGGCATCCAACAATTTATAGAACCAGACGTGCTGGGGATTGGAGTGGGAGTTCCGGGCCTGGTTGACGAAGGGAATGGAGTCGTTTTTGACGTGCAAAATATCCCGGATTTTACCCAGGTGCCTTTAAAAAAATGCCTGGAGGATTACTTTGCTAAACCTACTTATCTCACCAACGATGCTAATAGTTTTATTCTCGGCGAAAAACTCTACGGGCGCGCCCAGCCATTTCAGAATGTGGTGGGTTTAACCTTGGGTACAGGTTTAGGCGGCGGAATTATTACCAACAACCAATTGTATTCCGGCGCTTTTTCTGCTGCCGGCGAATTTGGTTGCATTCCGTACCGCGATAAAACCCTGGAAGATTATTGCAGTGGTAAGTTTTTTATTAATCAGTTTGGTATTTCCGGACCCGAGATACACGCCCGGGCCATTAAGAACGACCCCAAAGCTTTAACCATTTTGCACCAATTTGGCGAGCATCTCGGCGAAGCCATCAAAATAATTATGTACGTGTTAGCTCCTGAAGCCATTTTTTTAGGTGGTTCGGTAAGTACCTGTTATCCTTATTTTAAAGCCGGTATGCAGCTTAGCGTGGCCCGGTTTCCGTTTGCGCAAATCAAAAAACATGTAATAATTGAACGGTCGCGGATGAACAACGGCGCTATTTTGGGAGCGGCGGCTTTAGTGTACATGAAAAGCAAAGCGGAAGCCGCTAAAATTTAA
- a CDS encoding carbohydrate-binding family 9-like protein produces the protein MRILKLLLLSLFALPSPWVRAQTFFKDKEALFTEPKQYVTYFTAQPPLIDGNLNEPVWQAAPWSDTFMDIEGEAKPKPTYQTRFKMLWNDTCLFVAAELQEPQVWATLKKHDAIIYHDNDFEIFIDPDNDGRHYYEIEVNAFNTLFDLFLDKPYRNGGIAVIPWQAEGLQSRVQVQGTINQPQDTDKSWTVEMAIPFRAIAKNNKSFTPQDKDFWRINFSRVQWDVFVKNNAYVKVTNAQGKVNPEHNWVWSPQGVINMHFPERWGYLFFSRQAVAEETTPAFALPYAEKQKKYLWYLYYQQREYYQKHQHYARSFSDLGLPQNSSIKIDDKLNYFKLETSTHQFMAYVTGPDAVTYTINQDGYIQKLSPKKGP, from the coding sequence ATGCGGATTTTAAAGTTATTGCTGTTGAGTTTGTTTGCGCTACCAAGCCCATGGGTGCGCGCTCAAACCTTTTTTAAAGATAAAGAAGCGCTTTTTACCGAACCTAAACAATACGTAACTTACTTTACGGCACAGCCGCCGCTTATTGATGGTAACCTGAACGAACCAGTCTGGCAGGCCGCACCCTGGTCCGATACATTTATGGATATTGAGGGGGAGGCCAAACCCAAGCCGACTTACCAGACCCGTTTTAAAATGCTATGGAACGATACCTGTTTGTTTGTGGCCGCCGAATTACAGGAACCACAGGTATGGGCAACTTTAAAAAAACACGATGCCATTATTTACCACGACAACGATTTTGAGATTTTTATCGATCCGGATAACGATGGCCGGCATTACTACGAAATAGAAGTAAACGCCTTTAACACCCTATTTGATTTATTCCTGGATAAACCTTACCGCAACGGCGGCATAGCGGTAATTCCGTGGCAGGCCGAAGGTTTACAATCCAGGGTGCAGGTGCAAGGCACCATTAACCAACCCCAGGACACCGATAAAAGTTGGACAGTGGAAATGGCAATTCCTTTTCGGGCCATTGCCAAAAACAATAAATCCTTTACCCCCCAAGACAAAGACTTTTGGCGGATTAATTTCTCGCGGGTGCAGTGGGATGTATTCGTAAAAAATAACGCTTACGTAAAAGTAACCAATGCGCAAGGCAAAGTTAATCCGGAGCATAATTGGGTTTGGTCGCCGCAGGGTGTTATTAACATGCATTTTCCGGAACGCTGGGGTTATTTATTCTTCAGTCGGCAAGCAGTGGCAGAAGAAACTACCCCTGCATTTGCTTTGCCTTACGCCGAGAAACAAAAAAAATATTTATGGTACCTGTATTACCAGCAGCGGGAGTACTACCAAAAACACCAGCACTATGCCCGTTCTTTTTCGGATTTAGGGCTGCCGCAAAATTCATCCATCAAGATTGATGATAAATTAAATTACTTTAAATTAGAGACCAGCACGCACCAGTTTATGGCTTATGTAACCGGCCCGGATGCCGTTACTTACACCATTAATCAGGACGGGTACATTCAAAAACTTTCCCCTAAAAAAGGACCATAA
- a CDS encoding N(4)-(beta-N-acetylglucosaminyl)-L-asparaginase: MYLDSRRKFLKASSLGMSLFALDRSALGRTLAEESAAPTQPIVISTWDFGIPANQAAWKILNNGGRALDAVEAGARVPEVDLNNHSVGRAGYPDRDGHVTLDACIMDEQGNCGAVAALEYIDHPISVARLVMEKTPHVFLVGEGAMQFALENGFKKTKLLTPESEKAWKEWLKDAKYKPTINVENKLYQPVDKLPGNKFNHDTIGMLALDAQGNLSGACTTSGMAFKMRGRVGDSPIIGAGLYVDNEVGGATSTGVGEEVIRNVGSFLVVELMRQGYSPEAACKAAVDRIINKKPAKAKEIQVGFLALNKKGEYGAYAIQSGFSYAVCNGQKQDLLLKSKSTY; the protein is encoded by the coding sequence ATGTATTTAGATAGCCGCCGTAAATTTTTAAAAGCCTCGTCGTTGGGCATGTCGCTGTTTGCCCTGGACCGGAGTGCTCTTGGCCGCACTTTAGCCGAAGAATCCGCAGCGCCCACCCAACCCATTGTAATATCTACCTGGGATTTCGGGATTCCGGCGAACCAGGCTGCCTGGAAAATTTTAAACAATGGCGGGCGTGCTTTGGATGCCGTAGAAGCCGGCGCCCGCGTACCCGAAGTTGATTTAAATAACCACAGTGTAGGGCGCGCAGGTTACCCCGACCGCGATGGCCACGTAACCCTGGATGCCTGCATCATGGACGAACAAGGTAACTGCGGAGCGGTAGCGGCTTTAGAATACATTGATCATCCGATATCGGTGGCCCGTTTGGTGATGGAGAAAACCCCGCACGTGTTTTTGGTTGGCGAAGGGGCTATGCAGTTTGCTTTGGAAAACGGATTTAAAAAAACAAAGCTACTCACCCCCGAATCGGAAAAAGCCTGGAAAGAATGGTTAAAAGATGCCAAATACAAACCCACCATTAACGTAGAAAATAAATTATACCAGCCCGTTGATAAACTGCCCGGCAATAAATTTAACCACGATACCATTGGCATGTTGGCTCTGGATGCCCAAGGTAACTTGTCGGGGGCTTGTACTACCAGTGGCATGGCTTTTAAAATGCGGGGCCGGGTAGGCGATAGCCCCATTATAGGCGCGGGCCTTTACGTAGATAACGAAGTAGGCGGCGCAACCTCTACGGGAGTAGGCGAAGAAGTAATCCGGAATGTAGGCAGTTTTCTGGTGGTAGAATTAATGCGGCAAGGCTACTCTCCCGAAGCTGCTTGTAAAGCCGCCGTTGACCGGATCATTAATAAAAAGCCAGCTAAAGCCAAAGAAATTCAGGTTGGGTTTTTAGCTCTGAACAAAAAAGGGGAATACGGCGCTTACGCTATTCAAAGCGGTTTTTCGTATGCCGTGTGCAATGGGCAAAAGCAAGATTTGCTTCTTAAGAGTAAAAGCACTTATTAA
- a CDS encoding response regulator, producing MSKINCVLLIDDNETTSFINRLLIERLNITDQLLSVQDGRAALSLLQDRLNNGEALPDLILLDIKMPGMDGFEFYSTFKQQPEYASCFTVMLTTSQNARDLEQAKALGIPYFLTKPLTPQKLNDIINLHTSRK from the coding sequence ATGAGCAAGATAAATTGCGTATTACTGATTGATGACAACGAAACAACTTCTTTTATCAACCGCTTACTCATTGAACGATTAAATATTACGGATCAGTTATTATCGGTGCAGGATGGTCGGGCGGCATTAAGTTTACTGCAAGACCGTTTAAACAACGGCGAGGCTTTACCCGATTTAATTTTATTGGATATTAAAATGCCGGGCATGGATGGCTTCGAGTTTTATTCTACGTTTAAACAACAACCAGAATATGCGTCTTGCTTTACCGTAATGCTTACTACGTCGCAAAATGCCCGGGATCTGGAGCAAGCAAAGGCTTTAGGTATTCCATATTTTTTAACTAAGCCGTTAACCCCGCAAAAGTTAAACGATATTATTAATCTGCACACGAGTAGAAAGTAA
- a CDS encoding ATP-grasp domain-containing protein translates to MAQPKIAFITYQDYGKYTSTVEDEDTVLFNFLKEKGLDLTFEIWNDPKVNWDKYDLLLLKSPWDYFDYIIDFREWLDVIEKKNIPMLNPLKTVRWNTDKHYLGDIEAAGFNITPTLWIEPGEAFKLEQIFRHYGTEKIIIKPCVSGGAKNTFAISRDNAEEQAIKLNALFAQESFLAQPFLPEVQTQGEWSFIFFNGQFSHCLLKTPQEGDFRVQHYLGGSIFPKDAPPHLLLQASGIVQQFAANCLYARVDCLEVNGSFMLMELELIEPFLFLFTHQNSLDNYYQALQQHLSKAGLKF, encoded by the coding sequence ATGGCTCAACCCAAAATAGCCTTTATCACTTACCAGGATTATGGTAAATACACCTCTACCGTAGAAGACGAGGATACGGTTTTGTTTAATTTTTTAAAAGAGAAAGGGTTAGATCTTACCTTCGAGATTTGGAACGACCCTAAGGTAAATTGGGATAAGTACGACTTGCTGCTTTTAAAATCGCCCTGGGATTATTTTGATTACATTATTGATTTCCGGGAATGGTTGGATGTAATCGAAAAGAAAAACATTCCCATGCTGAACCCGCTCAAAACTGTGCGTTGGAACACCGACAAACATTACTTGGGCGATATAGAGGCTGCTGGCTTTAACATTACCCCTACCCTTTGGATTGAACCCGGCGAAGCTTTTAAACTGGAACAAATTTTCCGGCATTACGGCACCGAAAAAATAATTATAAAGCCTTGCGTGAGCGGCGGCGCCAAAAACACCTTTGCCATATCGCGCGACAACGCCGAAGAGCAAGCCATTAAATTAAATGCTTTGTTTGCGCAGGAATCTTTTCTGGCGCAGCCTTTTTTGCCGGAAGTGCAAACCCAGGGAGAATGGTCTTTTATTTTCTTTAACGGCCAATTTAGCCATTGCTTACTTAAAACACCGCAGGAAGGTGATTTTCGGGTGCAACATTACCTGGGTGGCAGCATTTTTCCGAAGGATGCGCCGCCGCACTTACTACTTCAGGCCAGCGGCATTGTGCAACAATTTGCCGCCAACTGTTTGTATGCCCGCGTGGATTGCTTAGAAGTAAACGGCTCTTTTATGCTAATGGAATTAGAACTGATTGAGCCATTCTTGTTTTTATTTACGCACCAAAACTCTCTGGATAACTATTACCAGGCGCTGCAACAGCACTTAAGTAAAGCCGGTTTAAAATTTTAA
- a CDS encoding SDR family oxidoreductase, protein MNQITNTANRWNLTGKRALVTGGTKGIGRAIAEEFLNLGAEVLIVARKQLEIDALLSEWQAQQLPASGYAADLSHSTDRINLTTEITERWGKLDILVNNVGTNIRKKTTAYSEKEYQLLVDTNLTSTFHLCQLLHPLLKQSGQGNIIQISSVSGLNHLRTGAIYGMTKAAMIQLTKNLAVEWAPDNIRVNALAPWYIRTPLADAVLQNPDYLNDVLSRTPMGRVGEPIEVAAAAAFLCMPAASYITGQCLAIDGGFSVYGF, encoded by the coding sequence ATGAACCAGATAACAAATACAGCAAACCGGTGGAATTTAACTGGTAAACGCGCCTTAGTTACGGGCGGTACTAAAGGCATTGGTCGGGCCATTGCCGAAGAATTTTTAAATTTAGGGGCTGAGGTGCTGATTGTAGCGCGTAAACAACTGGAAATAGATGCGTTGCTATCGGAGTGGCAAGCGCAACAATTACCCGCCAGCGGCTACGCCGCCGACTTAAGCCACTCTACGGACCGCATTAACTTAACTACCGAAATTACGGAACGTTGGGGCAAATTGGATATATTGGTAAATAACGTAGGCACCAACATCCGGAAAAAAACCACGGCTTATTCCGAAAAAGAATACCAATTGCTGGTGGATACCAATCTTACCTCTACTTTTCACTTATGCCAGCTTTTACATCCATTGCTAAAACAATCCGGTCAAGGCAATATCATTCAAATTTCTTCGGTGTCGGGTTTAAACCATTTGCGTACCGGCGCCATTTACGGCATGACCAAAGCCGCCATGATTCAGTTAACCAAAAACCTGGCGGTAGAATGGGCCCCAGATAACATCCGGGTAAATGCTTTAGCCCCCTGGTATATTCGCACTCCTTTGGCCGATGCCGTATTGCAGAACCCCGACTACCTGAACGATGTGCTTTCCCGAACGCCCATGGGCCGGGTAGGCGAACCCATTGAAGTAGCTGCGGCCGCCGCCTTTTTGTGTATGCCCGCCGCCAGTTATATCACCGGGCAATGTTTAGCCATCGACGGCGGTTTTTCGGTATACGGTTTTTAA
- a CDS encoding AMP-binding protein: MDHLLLNGKKFYYEEIANYSFRNSIPLNGYEVTTLEFCHNWLKGVQEITINTSGSTGAPKLITLTRKQMEASARYTLQALNLQENDRALVCLNTEYIGGMMMLVRGLIGNLHLTIIEPIGNPLKYLPPNEPENFAFGSFVPLQLSTILTESPEKKTLLDNMKGILVGGAPISADLFKQIQAIKAPVYHTYGMTETASHVALKKLNGNQPNKYFRAAPQVHLGQDQRGCLTIQGAITNNELITTNDLVNLILGHEFEWLGRIDNTINSGGVKIQAEKVEVILAQVLVEQQIDRKSFITALPDEKLGQRVIAMLEGEKLNPEQEALLSAELKKRLDKYENPKEIRYTATFSTTASGKIDKSATVARIL, encoded by the coding sequence ATGGACCATCTGCTGCTGAATGGCAAAAAATTTTACTACGAAGAAATAGCTAATTATTCTTTCCGGAATAGTATTCCTTTAAACGGCTACGAGGTTACCACCCTGGAATTTTGCCACAACTGGCTCAAAGGCGTACAGGAAATTACCATAAATACTTCCGGCTCTACGGGTGCCCCCAAACTGATTACTTTAACCCGTAAGCAAATGGAAGCTAGCGCCCGCTATACGCTGCAGGCTTTAAACTTACAGGAAAACGATCGGGCGCTGGTTTGTTTAAATACCGAATACATAGGCGGCATGATGATGTTGGTGCGGGGATTAATCGGGAATTTGCATCTGACCATTATAGAGCCGATTGGTAATCCATTGAAATACTTGCCACCCAATGAACCGGAAAATTTTGCGTTTGGCTCTTTTGTGCCCCTGCAGTTAAGTACCATATTAACCGAGTCACCGGAAAAGAAAACCCTGCTCGATAATATGAAAGGAATTTTGGTGGGCGGCGCACCAATTTCTGCTGATTTATTCAAGCAAATTCAGGCCATTAAAGCCCCGGTTTATCATACCTACGGCATGACTGAAACCGCTTCGCACGTGGCGTTAAAAAAATTAAACGGCAACCAACCCAATAAATACTTTCGGGCGGCACCTCAAGTGCACTTGGGTCAGGATCAACGTGGCTGTTTAACCATACAAGGCGCCATCACCAATAATGAACTTATTACCACCAACGATTTAGTAAACCTTATTTTAGGGCATGAATTTGAATGGCTAGGGCGCATCGATAATACCATTAATAGCGGCGGCGTAAAAATTCAGGCGGAAAAAGTGGAGGTTATTCTGGCCCAGGTTTTAGTGGAGCAACAAATCGACCGCAAATCTTTTATTACGGCTCTGCCCGACGAAAAATTAGGCCAACGGGTAATTGCCATGCTGGAGGGTGAAAAATTAAATCCGGAACAGGAAGCATTACTTTCAGCAGAATTAAAAAAACGGCTGGATAAATACGAGAACCCCAAGGAAATCCGGTACACAGCGACTTTTTCGACCACTGCCTCCGGCAAAATTGATAAGTCGGCTACCGTAGCCCGAATTTTATAG
- the menB gene encoding 1,4-dihydroxy-2-naphthoyl-CoA synthase, with amino-acid sequence MESNYPWQPLKEYQEIIFSYYKGIAKISINRPHKHNAFTPLTVQEMSDAMELARQNPEVGVIILTGEGGKAFCSGGDQSVRGHGGYIGQDTVPRLNVLDLQMQIRRIPKPVIAMVAGWAIGGGHVLHVVCDLTIAAENARFGQTGPKVGSFDGGFGASYLARIVGQKKAREIWFLCDQYDAQEALDMGLVNKVVPLEKLEETTVEWCGKILEKSPLALRMLKSAFNAELDGQAGIQELAGNATLLYYLSDEAKEGKNAFMEKRQPDFSKYPKFP; translated from the coding sequence ATGGAAAGTAATTATCCGTGGCAACCGCTAAAAGAATATCAAGAAATTATTTTTTCTTACTATAAAGGCATCGCCAAAATAAGCATTAACCGGCCGCACAAGCATAATGCTTTTACGCCGCTTACCGTCCAGGAAATGAGCGACGCCATGGAACTGGCCCGTCAAAATCCGGAAGTGGGCGTTATTATTTTAACCGGCGAAGGCGGCAAAGCTTTCTGCAGCGGCGGCGACCAAAGCGTGCGGGGCCACGGCGGCTACATTGGCCAGGATACCGTGCCGCGTTTAAACGTTTTGGATTTACAAATGCAAATACGGCGAATTCCGAAACCAGTAATTGCCATGGTAGCCGGTTGGGCTATTGGCGGCGGCCACGTATTACACGTAGTTTGTGATTTAACTATTGCGGCAGAAAATGCCCGCTTTGGCCAAACTGGCCCGAAGGTAGGTTCTTTTGATGGTGGCTTTGGCGCGTCTTACCTGGCCCGGATTGTTGGTCAGAAAAAAGCCCGCGAAATCTGGTTCTTATGCGACCAGTATGATGCTCAGGAAGCCCTGGATATGGGACTAGTGAATAAAGTAGTACCGCTCGAAAAACTGGAAGAAACTACCGTGGAATGGTGCGGAAAAATCTTGGAGAAAAGTCCGCTGGCGCTACGCATGTTAAAATCAGCCTTTAACGCCGAACTCGACGGACAAGCTGGTATCCAGGAATTAGCTGGTAACGCCACTTTACTGTATTATTTATCTGACGAAGCCAAAGAAGGCAAAAACGCTTTCATGGAAAAACGCCAACCCGATTTCTCAAAGTATCCAAAATTCCCTTAA
- a CDS encoding DoxX family protein — MEITQRIENWAALHYPAWFDFVRMGLGVFLFAKGFIVLSQIEAVQTFITNINLLNGSNLDWSAQSLVQFIAYTHIIGGLFIALGFITRIAIFFQLPILLGAVLFTMPGIRMSAENNLAQGGINFVWSEVNLASNPVEWWTALITLILLISMFIIGSGPWSVDKYLEHYEEE; from the coding sequence ATGGAAATTACCCAGAGAATAGAAAACTGGGCCGCCTTGCATTATCCGGCCTGGTTTGATTTTGTGCGGATGGGTTTAGGCGTTTTTCTGTTTGCCAAAGGCTTTATTGTGCTTAGTCAGATAGAAGCGGTACAAACCTTTATTACCAACATTAATTTACTCAATGGCTCTAATCTCGACTGGAGCGCCCAATCATTGGTACAATTTATTGCCTATACCCACATTATAGGAGGTTTATTTATAGCACTTGGGTTTATAACCCGTATTGCTATTTTCTTTCAGTTACCCATTTTGTTAGGGGCGGTGTTATTTACTATGCCGGGCATCCGGATGAGTGCCGAAAATAATCTGGCCCAGGGCGGCATTAACTTTGTGTGGTCCGAGGTAAACCTGGCAAGTAACCCCGTGGAATGGTGGACGGCGCTAATTACTTTGATACTGCTAATCAGTATGTTTATTATTGGTTCAGGACCCTGGTCCGTGGATAAATACCTGGAACATTACGAAGAAGAATAA
- a CDS encoding DoxX family protein translates to MEVTHKIEHWADQHHPIWLDFIRFGLGIFLFVKGLIFISDIGVLERLLININMDWSSFWFAHYIAFAHLVGGLLITMGLVTRTAILFQLPILIGAVLFVRPGIDFGSINTEWGVSVLTLFLLVVFFIFDSGRWSIDQYMRTHRES, encoded by the coding sequence ATGGAAGTTACGCACAAAATTGAACATTGGGCTGATCAGCATCATCCCATTTGGCTCGACTTTATCCGCTTTGGCCTCGGAATCTTCCTCTTCGTTAAAGGGCTGATTTTCATCAGCGACATTGGTGTTTTAGAAAGGCTCCTGATCAACATTAACATGGATTGGTCGTCGTTCTGGTTCGCGCATTACATTGCTTTTGCGCATTTAGTCGGGGGGTTGCTCATTACTATGGGCCTGGTTACCCGCACTGCCATTTTGTTCCAGCTCCCTATTTTAATTGGAGCGGTGTTATTTGTGCGCCCAGGTATAGATTTTGGTTCTATTAATACCGAATGGGGGGTATCGGTTTTAACCTTATTTCTATTGGTTGTATTTTTCATTTTTGATTCCGGCCGTTGGTCCATTGACCAATACATGCGCACTCACCGTGAAAGTTAG